In the genome of Leptospiraceae bacterium, the window GCTTCCGTAAAATTTATTTAAAATCATAAAGATTTTGATAAATTTTTATTTAAGTTATTTTAGTCAATACACATAAAAAGATTGTTTTTTGGTTTTTTAAAAGATAATCAATGCCTATTCTTTGTTTCTCAAAATGATTTTTTGTTTTTCTAAATTCGCCATTTTTTCTTTGCTAATGTTGAGTTCTTTCAAAATTTCTTCTGTATGTTGTCCTAATTTTGGTGGTGGTGAGTGAGTTTTTGTTTCGAGATTCGAAAACCGAAAGGGAATTCTTGGAAGTTTGAGGATTCCTATTTCTTTGTCATTAATTTCAACGAACATCTGAGTTTGTATAAAGTGAGGATGTTCCATCACTTCATGAAGTTTTAAAATTGGAAAGACACAACTATTCGGATTTTGAAAAAGAAAATCTAAGTCTTTATAGGTTTTGTTGATAAAATATTTTTGTAATTCCCTTTTGACATATTCATAATTACCATTAATCGTTAATTCCCATAAATCTTCTCTTTGAATCAGTCTTAAAAAAACTTGAAGGAACATAGGTTCTAAAGCAGCAACGACTATATATCGTTTATCTTTACATTCATAGACTTGATAATTAGGAAGCAATCCCGCTAAGGGTGTTTTGTTTTTATCATAGGTTTTGCTTCCCAAAAGATCCCCAATAGCAAGCATAGCAACAGGCAATGTTGAATTCGTTATACTCACATCGATAAAGCTCCCTTGACCTGTTCGTTCACGATGATACAACGCAAAACCTATCTGAGCCAAAGCGCTATAACTTCCCATTACATCAGCAATTTGAACGGCAGGAAGAGTAGGTCTGGTTTCACTAAGCAAATCTAAAACTCCTGATATTGCCAAGTAATTCGCATCATGCCCTGCATAATCTTTATAGATGCTTGTAGCTCCAAAACCAGAAATCGAAACGTAGATAATTTTAGGATTGATTTTTGCAGCTTCTTCATACCCAAGACCAATCTTTTCCATCATACCAGGACGAAATCCCTCAACAAGAATATCCACCTTGGGAAGAAGTTTTTTTAGGATTTCTACTCCTTCAGCTCGTTTATAATTGATGGCTAAGGATTTCTTATTTCGATTCAAAAGATAAAAGTAAGTGTTTTGATTCGAATTAGAAAAAGTAGTTCCCAATTTTCTTGTCCCATCAAAAGCGACAGGATGTTCCACTTTTATGACTTCAGCCCCAAGTTCTGACAAATACAACGTGCACAAAGGACCAGGAAGCAACGTGCTAAAATCTAAGACTCTTATGCCTTCTAATAATAATTTTTTTTCATTCATTTTTTTTATTATCTAAGTATGACAAATTGATTAGTTTTACAAATATTTTTTGTGCTCATCTAATCTTAAAGGATCCAATAGATTTGGAAGATCTCTACTTGAGTTTGTATATAATTAGATTGGTTAAGTTCATTCAATTTTTGTTGGAGTTCTAGTTTCGTTTGAAGGATAGCGTTTTCAGTTCTTGTTAATACGGCTTTTCGTTCGGATGTGGGATTGAGTTTATATCTGAGTTTTTCAATGTCCTTTTTTTCTTCTAAACTTCGTATTTTCTTTCCATAACTAATTTCTATTTTGTATTGTTCTTTTTTGTACAGGTCTTTGAATTCTTCGATCCAAGTGGGATTTTCTTCTTGTAAGGTTTTTTGTAGCCACTCTTTGGCTCTTATAGAAATGCCTATCAGCTTTTCCTTTTCGGATTTTGTGATGGGGTGAAAAGAATATGACTTTTTGGCAAAGTCTTTCAAAAATAAATCTTCGAGCTCCAATTTTTTTTGAAGCGAAAAATGATCTCCTTTTTTTGTTTTTGAAGAACTAACAACCGATAGCAACTCTTTTCTTAGAACAACATCTTTGTTTTTATAAGTAATCAAAAAAACAATGAATATCCCTTTTTTTTGTAAGGTTTCTGCTTGAAGTTTGATAATAGCATGTTTGTGAGGGTGATTCAAATAAAAATTTAAAGCTTCATCCACAAGGGGATGTCCAACCGCCAAAAATTCAAATTGTTCATTCTCCAAAGCAATTTCTGCATCAAAGATAGCCAGTTTTTCTTGACTCGGAATCTTATAGATATGAACTTTCTGTTTATTCGGCTTCTTGATTGTTTGGAACTTTTCTAATTTCCATGAGGATGGATTCTCAGATAAATAATGATTTGTTAGCTTCTCAATGTGAAGGTTATCTACTTCTCTCTCTTGGTTTGTGATTTTATAGTAATCCGCAAAATTAAAATCCATCACTTTGGGGGATATGAGCTCAGATAGAAGTTGGTAAGATTTTTTGATGGTTTCGATTTGACTTTCGATTTTTTCCTCAAGTTCCTTTTGATGGATTTTCCCCGAGACAAAATCCATAACTAATTGAGGTAAATTGATTTCTTCTTCGATTGTTCCCAGAAGGATATCTGAAGGTCCAATGGATTCTTCAAATATCCGAATTTTATTTTCTAAGATATGTAGCACCTTTTCTGCTACCGTATTCCTTGTGGAGAAATTCAAAATCAAAACATCGCTTTTCTGCCCGAAACGATGTATCCTTCCAATCCTTTGTTCCATTTTGAGGGGTGACCATGGAAGATCATAATTGATCAAAACATTTGCAAACTGAAGATTTCTACCTTCTCCACCTGCTTCGGTAGAAATCAAAATTTCCCCTTTTTCTTTGAATTCCTGAATTTCTTTTTCTTTTTGTTGTTGATTTAAACTCCCATGAAAAATATTACATCGATAAGAACTTAACATCTCTAACAAATATTCTTGTGTGGTTCGAAATTGGGTGAAAATTACGAACTTTTTGTAACCATTCTTTTTCAAGAAGTCAATTGTTTCTTTTAGCTTCTGTACTTTTGTATCAAACTTGATTTTCTTTCCAATCGAAATCA includes:
- a CDS encoding CoA transferase yields the protein MNEKKLLLEGIRVLDFSTLLPGPLCTLYLSELGAEVIKVEHPVAFDGTRKLGTTFSNSNQNTYFYLLNRNKKSLAINYKRAEGVEILKKLLPKVDILVEGFRPGMMEKIGLGYEEAAKINPKIIYVSISGFGATSIYKDYAGHDANYLAISGVLDLLSETRPTLPAVQIADVMGSYSALAQIGFALYHRERTGQGSFIDVSITNSTLPVAMLAIGDLLGSKTYDKNKTPLAGLLPNYQVYECKDKRYIVVAALEPMFLQVFLRLIQREDLWELTINGNYEYVKRELQKYFINKTYKDLDFLFQNPNSCVFPILKLHEVMEHPHFIQTQMFVEINDKEIGILKLPRIPFRFSNLETKTHSPPPKLGQHTEEILKELNISKEKMANLEKQKIILRNKE
- a CDS encoding SNF2-related protein, whose product is MNSFDIFEFDRTIRKESVSISLPQDHQHDEISEDKFYIVQNKKELHQAMNSLIAHRIRLHYVYHKLSSLSNSRTRLLPHQIEATHRVIHAYKPRFLLADEVGLGKTIEAGLILKELIFRKNYKNFLIVVPAPLQIQWQQELKNKFNEDFVIINSKNFRDILSKKIYKIITSIDFIKNPKYYETLLKIKWDLIIFDEAHRLRRDYNKITQAYSFAEKISKTTEGILLLSATPFRGKLEELYYLIKLIDPHLLGPEHSFFQEYIISSRQGENISHLRSKIEKILIRRRKTEVGGFTKRIVKTVKLDLSQEERLFYDEVTEYVKKEYNLSKEQQNRAIGFIMIVFQKLLDSSTKALVKALEKRRFLLETRIYQNHRKQIEEDWDWEEQIEYNENEDELVENLSYFDQNSYSLQNLRKEILTLSRLISIGKKIKFDTKVQKLKETIDFLKKNGYKKFVIFTQFRTTQEYLLEMLSSYRCNIFHGSLNQQQKEKEIQEFKEKGEILISTEAGGEGRNLQFANVLINYDLPWSPLKMEQRIGRIHRFGQKSDVLILNFSTRNTVAEKVLHILENKIRIFEESIGPSDILLGTIEEEINLPQLVMDFVSGKIHQKELEEKIESQIETIKKSYQLLSELISPKVMDFNFADYYKITNQEREVDNLHIEKLTNHYLSENPSSWKLEKFQTIKKPNKQKVHIYKIPSQEKLAIFDAEIALENEQFEFLAVGHPLVDEALNFYLNHPHKHAIIKLQAETLQKKGIFIVFLITYKNKDVVLRKELLSVVSSSKTKKGDHFSLQKKLELEDLFLKDFAKKSYSFHPITKSEKEKLIGISIRAKEWLQKTLQEENPTWIEEFKDLYKKEQYKIEISYGKKIRSLEEKKDIEKLRYKLNPTSERKAVLTRTENAILQTKLELQQKLNELNQSNYIQTQVEIFQIYWIL